A region of Paractinoplanes abujensis DNA encodes the following proteins:
- a CDS encoding GNAT family N-acetyltransferase: MPDIRFVQLSPVALAALIAGDLAAASAAAGTPLSPYLVDEAWLWRVRLAEVQADPRAAEWIARAAVAEPEGVTVGHGGFHGPPDADGVVEVAYSVDPAHRRRGYAKAMLRSLLARADADPRVTAVRASIRPDNVGSRATIAGLGFRKIGEQWDPEDGLEDVFLRRKKQR, from the coding sequence GTGCCGGATATCCGTTTCGTGCAGCTCTCCCCCGTCGCGCTGGCGGCGTTGATCGCTGGTGATCTGGCCGCGGCGAGTGCGGCCGCGGGCACCCCGTTGAGCCCGTACCTGGTGGATGAGGCCTGGTTGTGGCGGGTCCGGCTGGCTGAGGTGCAGGCCGATCCGCGGGCGGCGGAGTGGATCGCGCGGGCCGCGGTGGCCGAACCGGAGGGTGTAACTGTCGGTCACGGAGGGTTTCATGGGCCGCCCGATGCGGACGGGGTGGTCGAGGTCGCCTACTCGGTGGATCCGGCGCATCGGCGGCGCGGCTACGCCAAGGCGATGCTGCGTTCGCTGCTGGCGCGGGCCGACGCCGATCCGCGGGTGACGGCCGTACGGGCGAGTATCCGCCCCGACAATGTGGGGTCGCGGGCGACGATCGCCGGGCTGGGGTTCCGCAAGATCGGCGAGCAGTGGGATCCCGAGGACGGTTTGGAGG
- a CDS encoding class I SAM-dependent methyltransferase: protein MALIAYDDSDARSFEATRHLRDGDLAAWRAVLGRRLEPFPGLRLLDLGSGTGSWARAFRAWWPEAEIVAVEPSAAMRERSVFQPVVPGSAAEIPFGDASLDGVWLSTVVHHIPDLAAAAREIRRVLRPGAPVLIRSAFAGRHGSISLFRWFPEAVAVLDRYPSVAGVESVFAAAGFVSAAVEPVPQVTALSLVELAAGLQRAAHTPLQLISDEAYAAGVARLAEAAGTQRGPVIDVLDLLVLR from the coding sequence GTGGCTCTCATCGCGTACGACGATTCCGATGCGCGGTCGTTCGAGGCGACCCGGCATTTGCGTGACGGCGACTTGGCGGCGTGGCGGGCGGTGCTCGGCCGCCGGCTCGAGCCTTTCCCCGGCCTGCGGTTGCTGGATCTCGGTAGCGGCACGGGCAGTTGGGCGCGGGCGTTCCGTGCGTGGTGGCCGGAGGCTGAGATCGTGGCGGTCGAGCCGTCGGCGGCGATGCGCGAGCGGTCGGTTTTCCAGCCGGTGGTCCCCGGTTCGGCCGCTGAGATCCCTTTCGGGGATGCGAGTCTCGACGGTGTCTGGTTGTCCACGGTCGTTCATCACATTCCTGACCTGGCCGCGGCGGCCCGTGAGATCCGCCGGGTGCTGCGGCCGGGTGCGCCGGTGCTGATTCGTTCCGCGTTCGCCGGCCGGCACGGTTCGATCAGTTTGTTCCGCTGGTTTCCGGAGGCTGTGGCTGTGCTGGACCGGTATCCGAGCGTTGCCGGCGTGGAGTCCGTGTTCGCTGCGGCCGGTTTTGTGTCGGCCGCTGTCGAGCCGGTGCCGCAGGTGACGGCGTTGTCGCTGGTGGAATTGGCGGCTGGGTTGCAGCGGGCGGCGCACACTCCCCTGCAGCTGATCAGTGATGAGGCGTACGCGGCCGGGGTGGCCCGGTTGGCGGAGGCGGCCGGGACACAGCGGGGTCCGGTGATCGACGTGTTGGATCTGCTGGTGTTGCGGTAG
- a CDS encoding GNAT family N-acetyltransferase: MLIAHDDTGPVGVGNIDLRRAEAAVVWKLYVIPRAQGTGVGSALLRELITLAGDKPVRLAYADGNERAARFYAAHGFHEIRRDPSDHPGWPADVWLERPIDKISGR; this comes from the coding sequence GTGCTGATCGCGCACGACGACACCGGGCCGGTGGGCGTCGGCAACATCGACCTGCGCCGCGCCGAAGCAGCCGTCGTGTGGAAGCTGTACGTCATTCCACGCGCCCAAGGAACCGGCGTGGGCTCGGCGCTGCTGCGGGAACTGATCACGCTGGCCGGCGACAAGCCCGTACGGCTGGCGTACGCCGACGGCAACGAGCGCGCGGCCCGGTTCTACGCGGCGCACGGCTTCCACGAGATCAGGCGCGACCCCAGCGATCACCCTGGATGGCCCGCCGACGTCTGGCTCGAACGCCCCATCGACAAAATATCAGGTCGATAA
- a CDS encoding DMT family transporter, whose product MPPALKWPALAAAISSEVSASLALRAAVDHPAWYTLVVAGYSLSFVLISVVLRLGMPIGVAYGIWAATGVALTALLAALLFDDPLTWMMGAGFVAIIGGVLMIELGSRQESTP is encoded by the coding sequence ATGCCCCCCGCCCTCAAATGGCCCGCCCTGGCCGCCGCGATCAGCTCCGAAGTCAGCGCCAGCCTCGCCCTGCGCGCCGCCGTCGACCACCCCGCCTGGTACACCCTCGTCGTCGCCGGCTACAGCCTGTCCTTCGTGCTCATCTCCGTCGTCCTGCGCCTCGGCATGCCCATCGGCGTCGCCTACGGCATCTGGGCCGCCACCGGCGTCGCCCTCACCGCCCTGCTCGCCGCACTCCTCTTCGACGACCCCCTCACCTGGATGATGGGCGCCGGCTTCGTCGCCATCATCGGCGGCGTCCTCATGATCGAACTCGGCTCCCGGCAGGAGTCCACACCGTGA
- a CDS encoding VOC family protein, translated as MKVRWITGFLDAPGRDAEGFWSAVTGSVLSPRRGDFATLVPVDGDAYLRVQVLRGSPPRTHVDLHVGDVGAAAVEAVELGARVVLAQGDGLVVLRSPAGVVFCLVSWHGEAVRPRPVTWPGGHVSAVDQLCVDVRGDVFDREVGFWSAVTGWRRAPSDLPQFEHLVRGAGLPLKLLVQRTESGGAGMHVDLACTDVAAEVRRHVGLGAVVVRRVPGEWTTLRDPSGREYCVTGRSPWVC; from the coding sequence GTGAAGGTGCGGTGGATCACCGGGTTTCTGGATGCGCCGGGGCGCGATGCCGAGGGTTTCTGGTCGGCGGTGACGGGGTCGGTGTTGTCGCCGCGGCGGGGTGATTTCGCGACGTTGGTGCCGGTGGACGGTGATGCGTATTTGCGGGTGCAGGTCTTGCGGGGTTCTCCCCCTCGTACGCATGTGGATCTGCACGTCGGCGATGTGGGCGCGGCGGCGGTCGAGGCGGTCGAGCTGGGTGCGCGGGTGGTGTTGGCGCAGGGTGATGGTCTGGTGGTGCTGCGCTCCCCCGCCGGTGTGGTGTTCTGCCTGGTGTCTTGGCATGGGGAGGCGGTGCGGCCGCGGCCGGTGACGTGGCCGGGTGGGCACGTCAGTGCGGTTGATCAGCTGTGTGTGGACGTACGGGGGGACGTTTTTGATCGTGAGGTGGGGTTCTGGTCGGCGGTGACGGGGTGGCGGCGGGCGCCGTCGGATCTGCCGCAGTTCGAGCATCTGGTGCGTGGGGCGGGCCTGCCGTTGAAGCTGTTGGTGCAGCGTACGGAGTCGGGTGGGGCGGGGATGCATGTGGATTTGGCCTGTACGGATGTGGCTGCCGAGGTGCGGCGGCATGTGGGGCTGGGGGCGGTTGTGGTGCGGCGGGTGCCCGGTGAGTGGACGACGTTGCGTGATCCTTCTGGCCGGGAGTATTGCGTCACTGGCCGGTCGCCGTGGGTTTGCTAG
- a CDS encoding lysophospholipid acyltransferase family protein gives MLVLARIVVFPLCRLRISGDIPAGLRRGPLILAANHVSPFDPIVMTAACHKARIAPRIMATGGLFDAPVVGAAMRRAGHIRVSRGSAQVADALPEAISALKDGALVLVYPEGRIGLDPWMWPERGKTGVARMAAASGAPVLPVAQWGTHAVLPYTTPKHLLRSLLRALVRRPVVHVRFGTPVDLSSLSGTAGAQAMKSTRLIMDGIHDTLVPLRTGEMQTPRFVDTTRTHDMTRVRPRRPADDHATR, from the coding sequence ATGCTCGTGCTGGCCCGCATCGTGGTGTTCCCGCTGTGCCGGCTGCGGATCTCCGGTGACATCCCGGCCGGCCTGCGCCGCGGGCCGCTGATCCTGGCGGCCAACCATGTCAGCCCGTTCGACCCGATCGTGATGACCGCCGCCTGCCACAAAGCCCGCATCGCACCGCGAATCATGGCCACGGGCGGGTTGTTCGACGCCCCCGTCGTCGGGGCCGCCATGCGCCGCGCCGGGCACATCCGGGTCAGCCGGGGCAGCGCCCAGGTCGCCGATGCCCTGCCCGAAGCGATCAGCGCCCTCAAGGACGGCGCGCTCGTGCTCGTCTACCCGGAGGGCCGCATCGGCCTCGACCCGTGGATGTGGCCCGAACGCGGCAAGACCGGCGTGGCCCGCATGGCCGCCGCGTCGGGCGCGCCCGTGCTGCCGGTCGCCCAGTGGGGCACCCACGCCGTGCTGCCCTACACCACCCCGAAACACCTGCTGCGTTCGCTGCTGCGCGCGCTCGTGCGCCGCCCGGTCGTGCACGTACGGTTCGGCACCCCCGTCGACCTGTCCTCCCTGTCGGGCACGGCAGGCGCCCAAGCCATGAAAAGCACCCGCCTGATCATGGACGGCATCCACGACACCCTGGTGCCGCTGCGCACCGGCGAGATGCAGACCCCGCGGTTCGTCGACACCACCCGCACCCACGACATGACCCGGGTGCGGCCCCGCCGCCCCGCCGACGACCACGCCACCCGGTAA
- a CDS encoding GNAT family N-acetyltransferase — translation MIDRVLPQDAELFERAVRRFRGTSGGGLAYLRSPGASAFVSHRGHEVVGWCWGYHLPRPDGFSMLYLHQLEVVESHRRQGIGRALLVAFMRAGAQAGATTMFLTTGEANTAARALYDSLGGGLATQGPTVNYWFRLNR, via the coding sequence GTGATCGATCGAGTGTTACCGCAGGACGCCGAGCTCTTCGAGCGAGCTGTCCGCAGGTTTCGGGGGACATCCGGTGGCGGCCTGGCATATCTGAGGAGCCCCGGCGCGTCCGCTTTCGTCTCCCACCGCGGGCATGAGGTCGTCGGATGGTGCTGGGGTTACCACTTGCCTCGGCCAGATGGTTTCTCGATGCTTTACCTCCATCAACTGGAGGTGGTGGAAAGTCACCGGCGGCAAGGCATCGGCCGGGCGCTCCTGGTGGCTTTCATGCGAGCCGGCGCGCAGGCCGGTGCAACGACAATGTTCCTGACTACGGGTGAGGCGAACACCGCCGCCCGGGCACTGTACGACTCGCTGGGCGGCGGCTTGGCCACACAGGGACCTACGGTCAACTACTGGTTCCGGTTGAATCGGTAA
- a CDS encoding tyrosine-type recombinase/integrase, whose product MHENQNFPVKALIEDFLAARATRKPSVHTLKAYERDLTLVVGLIGDGPVTLSDLSPRVLRSAFARFASTRAPASVARAWTSWNAFFTFLVTEQVVAGNPMSAVDKPRLASHSPKPLRGEDTPEQLLEAVSKRDDRQRDPWPERDVAVLALALCAGLRLSELLALRVGSFLGRPGERRVEVAGKGGRPRTVPIEPELDAVVERYVDSRRVRFGRARPDEALMVDRRGAPLQRGGLQYLVSSCFRRAGVNDRVPKGAQLHALRHTFATRLAEDGANASEIMRLLGHASLATSQNYIEVTAEQQRAAVRANRTNRALGKLA is encoded by the coding sequence ATGCATGAGAACCAGAATTTTCCGGTTAAAGCCCTCATCGAGGACTTTTTGGCCGCCCGGGCCACGCGGAAGCCGTCCGTGCACACCTTGAAGGCGTACGAGCGGGATCTGACCTTGGTCGTGGGCCTGATCGGCGACGGTCCCGTCACCCTCAGTGACCTCTCCCCCAGGGTGCTGCGTTCGGCCTTTGCCCGTTTTGCGAGCACCCGCGCCCCCGCGTCGGTGGCCCGGGCGTGGACGAGCTGGAACGCGTTCTTCACGTTTCTGGTGACCGAGCAGGTGGTGGCGGGCAATCCCATGTCGGCTGTCGACAAGCCGCGGCTGGCGTCCCACTCCCCTAAGCCGTTGCGGGGTGAGGACACTCCGGAGCAGTTGCTGGAGGCGGTGAGCAAGCGGGATGACCGGCAGCGTGACCCGTGGCCGGAGCGTGACGTCGCGGTGCTGGCGCTGGCCTTGTGTGCGGGTTTGCGGTTGTCGGAGTTGCTGGCGTTGCGGGTCGGTTCGTTTCTGGGTCGTCCTGGTGAGCGCCGGGTGGAGGTGGCCGGTAAGGGTGGTCGTCCGCGGACGGTGCCGATCGAGCCGGAGCTGGATGCGGTGGTGGAGCGGTATGTGGACAGCCGGCGGGTGCGGTTCGGGCGGGCGCGGCCGGATGAGGCGTTGATGGTGGACCGCAGGGGTGCTCCTCTGCAGCGTGGTGGTCTGCAGTATTTGGTGAGTTCGTGTTTCCGGCGGGCCGGTGTCAATGATCGGGTGCCGAAGGGTGCGCAGTTGCATGCGTTGCGGCACACGTTCGCGACGCGGTTGGCGGAGGACGGGGCCAATGCGAGCGAGATCATGCGGTTGCTGGGGCATGCGAGTTTGGCGACGTCGCAGAACTACATCGAGGTGACGGCGGAGCAGCAACGCGCGGCTGTACGGGCGAACCGTACGAACCGCGCGTTGGGCAAGCTTGCGTGA
- the sugE gene encoding quaternary ammonium compound efflux SMR transporter SugE, translated as MAWVVLVVSGVLESVWAIALGRSQGFTRLIPSVVFGVALVLSMVGLAYSLKSIPVGTGYAVWVGIGAVGTAVAGMVFLGESASVLRIVSLLLVVAGVIGLKVFH; from the coding sequence GTGGCCTGGGTTGTTCTTGTCGTTTCCGGTGTGCTGGAGTCCGTGTGGGCGATCGCTTTGGGGCGTTCGCAGGGTTTCACTCGTCTGATCCCGAGTGTGGTTTTCGGGGTGGCGCTGGTGCTCAGCATGGTCGGGTTGGCTTACAGCTTGAAGAGCATTCCCGTCGGTACGGGTTACGCCGTGTGGGTGGGTATCGGCGCGGTCGGCACGGCCGTGGCCGGGATGGTGTTTCTCGGCGAGTCCGCCAGTGTGCTGCGGATCGTGTCGTTGCTGCTGGTGGTGGCCGGGGTGATCGGGCTCAAGGTGTTCCACTGA
- a CDS encoding CPCC family cysteine-rich protein: MRVLRLLTMAESPGSYEICPVCIWEDDLVQLRWPDFTGGANRPSLIGAQANVKKFGACEQRSVAHVRPPRDDEPLDPDWRPIDPERDHFESLDEHEAPWPDDRTVLYWWRHHDAGFWRRGGQDRSAGLFVASGQESVEDLLPGGLPRRCRVVSLAFQRGPAPDGGDRRRCRIRRRTVRRMCAL, translated from the coding sequence GTGCGTGTGCTGCGGCTACTGACCATGGCCGAGTCTCCCGGTTCGTATGAGATCTGCCCGGTGTGCATCTGGGAGGACGACCTCGTGCAGTTGCGCTGGCCTGACTTCACAGGTGGCGCCAACCGGCCGTCACTGATCGGGGCACAGGCGAATGTCAAGAAGTTCGGGGCGTGCGAGCAGCGGTCCGTGGCCCATGTCCGGCCGCCTCGTGATGACGAGCCGCTGGACCCGGACTGGCGTCCCATCGACCCGGAGCGCGACCACTTCGAGTCCCTTGACGAGCATGAGGCGCCGTGGCCTGACGATCGAACTGTCCTGTACTGGTGGCGTCACCACGACGCCGGATTCTGGCGTCGCGGTGGTCAGGACCGGTCAGCTGGCCTGTTCGTCGCGTCGGGTCAGGAGTCGGTCGAAGATCTGCTCCCGGGCGGCTTGCCCCGTCGCTGCCGCGTCGTCTCGCTGGCGTTCCAGCGTGGGCCGGCACCCGATGGTGGTGACCGAAGAAGGTGCAGGATTCGCAGACGGACCGTGCGGCGGATGTGCGCGCTCTGA
- a CDS encoding MarR family winged helix-turn-helix transcriptional regulator: MVNPSALDQMVCFQLYAASRAMTGIYRPILEPHGLTYPQLLVLVALWDNGPTTVRDLGQHLHLDSGTLSPLLKRLETAGHVTRTRGSADERTVLVTLTDTGHALRDTLSDIPTRIACAVDLTETEFRQLIDLLSRVRGATH, translated from the coding sequence ATGGTCAACCCCAGCGCGCTCGACCAGATGGTCTGCTTCCAGCTCTACGCCGCCAGCCGCGCCATGACCGGCATCTACCGGCCCATCCTCGAACCCCACGGGCTGACCTACCCCCAACTGCTCGTCCTGGTCGCCCTCTGGGACAACGGACCCACCACCGTCCGCGACCTCGGCCAGCACCTGCACCTCGACAGCGGCACCCTCTCACCCCTGCTCAAACGCCTCGAAACCGCAGGCCACGTCACCCGCACCCGAGGCAGCGCCGACGAACGCACCGTCCTGGTCACCCTCACCGACACCGGCCACGCACTGCGCGACACCCTGTCCGACATCCCCACCCGCATCGCCTGCGCCGTCGACCTCACCGAAACCGAATTCCGCCAGCTCATCGACCTGCTCAGCCGCGTCCGCGGCGCCACCCACTAG
- a CDS encoding organic hydroperoxide resistance protein, producing MSALYTASATASGDGRNGHVRSSDGVLDFDLAVPKEMGGPGGAHSNPEQLFAAGYAACFHSALKLVARNEKIDLTDTAITVDVSINPKTDGTPGFQLAATIEAELAGVDDDKALQLLEAAHQVCPYSNATRGNIEVKLAVA from the coding sequence ATGTCCGCGCTCTACACCGCCTCCGCCACCGCCAGCGGCGACGGCCGCAACGGCCACGTCCGCTCCAGCGACGGCGTCCTCGACTTCGACCTCGCCGTCCCCAAGGAAATGGGCGGCCCCGGCGGCGCCCACAGCAACCCCGAACAACTCTTCGCCGCCGGCTACGCCGCCTGCTTCCACAGCGCCCTCAAACTCGTCGCCCGCAACGAGAAAATCGACCTCACCGACACCGCCATCACCGTCGACGTCAGCATCAACCCCAAAACCGACGGCACCCCCGGCTTCCAGCTCGCCGCCACCATCGAAGCCGAACTCGCCGGCGTCGACGACGACAAAGCCCTGCAGCTGCTCGAAGCCGCCCACCAAGTCTGCCCCTACAGCAACGCCACCCGCGGCAACATCGAGGTCAAACTCGCCGTCGCCTGA
- a CDS encoding VOC family protein — protein MTGIPARLTVVTLGARDLPSLRAFYARLGWPERAGSSDEFSSFVLGGVLLALYPLGELAAEAVPGPPGEPGVWNGITLACNVDSRDDVDPAFRAAVDAGATPVAEPVDRAWGGRSGYVADPEGNRWEIAWQGAATFDERGALLTF, from the coding sequence ATGACCGGCATCCCCGCGCGACTGACCGTCGTGACCCTCGGCGCCCGTGACCTTCCGAGCCTGCGGGCCTTCTACGCCCGGCTGGGCTGGCCCGAGCGGGCGGGTTCCAGCGACGAGTTCTCCTCGTTCGTGCTGGGCGGGGTGTTGCTGGCGCTCTACCCGCTCGGCGAGCTGGCCGCCGAGGCCGTGCCCGGCCCGCCGGGTGAGCCGGGCGTGTGGAACGGCATCACCCTGGCCTGCAACGTCGATTCCCGCGACGACGTCGACCCCGCGTTCCGGGCCGCCGTCGACGCGGGCGCCACACCGGTGGCCGAGCCGGTCGACCGGGCGTGGGGTGGCCGCTCGGGCTATGTCGCCGACCCCGAGGGCAACCGGTGGGAGATCGCGTGGCAGGGCGCCGCCACCTTCGACGAGCGGGGTGCGCTGCTCACGTTCTAG
- a CDS encoding AAA family ATPase: protein MHRALLLTGTAGVGKSTVADALGQVLTARGCVTAVIDTDMLAQFGPPPKPNPGPVRFYDQLKCANLAAVWANFKAAGAQFVVVSAGIDSLTLRQSYVHSLADCEVRLVRLTADDDIVRSRLRQRDTGPRLEQHLRASSGDRRTPTDIEDFTVTNDRAAADAAQRILVLAGWSDHLG, encoded by the coding sequence GTGCACCGAGCTCTGCTTCTCACCGGGACCGCCGGAGTCGGTAAGTCGACGGTGGCGGACGCGCTCGGGCAGGTCCTGACCGCCCGAGGGTGCGTCACTGCCGTCATCGACACGGACATGCTGGCGCAGTTCGGGCCGCCTCCGAAACCGAACCCCGGACCCGTGCGGTTCTATGACCAGCTCAAGTGCGCCAACCTGGCAGCGGTGTGGGCCAACTTCAAGGCCGCCGGGGCGCAGTTCGTCGTCGTCTCCGCAGGCATCGACAGCCTGACGCTACGGCAGTCCTACGTGCACAGCCTTGCGGATTGCGAAGTCCGTCTGGTCAGGTTGACTGCTGACGACGACATCGTCCGCAGCCGCCTGCGGCAGCGGGACACCGGCCCCAGGCTCGAGCAGCATCTCAGGGCGTCAAGCGGAGATAGGCGCACACCAACCGACATCGAGGATTTCACCGTCACCAATGACAGGGCCGCCGCCGATGCCGCGCAAAGGATTCTGGTGCTAGCGGGCTGGTCGGACCACCTTGGGTAA
- a CDS encoding phosphotransferase, with protein MTEAVRRAWPRPARLDAALILERIAEITGVRLVLEGPAPGGEAGAAYVRWPDGRRSVLTEGRSRSGPLADRARRAGVPTARHELAAHVDGRRVIVQQRLPGRPPRTTGLPLVRQMIALNDRLAGLLADEPAPQPAELHLTTDGPGFCLHQPLAGHSPRTAALLTRIHDIGAAGTVMAGDDLVHHDFHPGNVLVDDHGRITGLIDWDGATRGDRLFDLVTLRFVLTGSHPALLGPIDERLTTMPAHRYNAYWAHMSLRMVDWSIRHHDTATVDHWLTVAESGLR; from the coding sequence GTGACTGAAGCCGTCCGCCGCGCCTGGCCACGGCCGGCCCGCCTGGACGCCGCGCTGATCCTCGAACGCATCGCCGAGATCACCGGGGTCCGGCTGGTGCTCGAAGGCCCCGCCCCCGGCGGTGAGGCCGGCGCCGCCTACGTGCGCTGGCCCGACGGCCGCCGCTCCGTGCTCACCGAAGGCCGTTCCCGCAGCGGGCCCCTGGCCGACCGGGCCCGCCGGGCCGGGGTGCCCACCGCCCGCCACGAACTGGCCGCCCACGTCGACGGCCGCCGCGTCATCGTGCAGCAACGCCTGCCCGGCCGGCCACCGCGCACCACCGGCCTGCCCCTCGTACGGCAAATGATCGCCCTCAACGACCGGCTCGCCGGGCTGCTGGCCGACGAACCCGCCCCGCAACCCGCCGAACTGCACCTGACCACCGACGGCCCCGGGTTCTGCCTGCACCAGCCCCTGGCCGGCCACAGCCCCCGCACCGCCGCCCTGCTCACCCGCATCCACGACATCGGCGCCGCCGGCACCGTCATGGCCGGCGACGACCTGGTCCACCACGACTTCCACCCCGGCAACGTCCTCGTCGACGACCACGGCCGCATCACCGGCCTGATCGACTGGGACGGCGCCACCCGCGGCGACCGCCTGTTCGACCTGGTCACCCTGCGTTTCGTGCTCACCGGCAGCCACCCCGCCCTGCTCGGCCCGATCGACGAACGCCTGACCACGATGCCCGCCCACCGATACAACGCCTACTGGGCACACATGAGCCTGCGCATGGTCGACTGGTCGATCCGCCACCACGACACCGCCACCGTCGACCACTGGCTCACCGTCGCCGAGTCCGGCTTGCGCTGA
- a CDS encoding DMT family transporter, whose product MKWLFLALAITLEISATMALRVSEGLRIKKWAAPILAGYILSFTMLSFSLQNGMPIGIAYGIWSAIGIAGTAIIARAAFNDPLTKTMGGGIVLVITGVLLVELGSH is encoded by the coding sequence GTGAAATGGCTCTTCCTGGCCCTCGCCATCACCCTCGAGATCAGTGCCACCATGGCCCTGCGCGTCTCCGAAGGCCTGCGCATCAAAAAATGGGCAGCCCCGATCCTGGCCGGCTACATCCTGTCCTTCACCATGCTGTCGTTCAGCCTGCAAAACGGCATGCCCATCGGCATCGCCTACGGCATCTGGTCAGCCATCGGCATCGCCGGCACCGCCATCATCGCTCGCGCCGCCTTCAACGACCCCCTCACCAAAACGATGGGCGGCGGCATCGTCCTCGTCATCACCGGCGTCCTGCTCGTCGAACTCGGCAGCCACTGA
- a CDS encoding endonuclease domain-containing protein, translating into MDVSRSGRPRRDGTRATPFALQVDHCHVTGRICGLLCSTCNRTIGTARPAGDSRRCAAYLRSLS; encoded by the coding sequence ATCGACGTCTCCCGCAGCGGCCGGCCGCGCCGCGACGGCACGAGGGCAACTCCATTTGCGCTACAGGTCGATCACTGTCATGTGACGGGACGAATTTGCGGGCTGCTGTGCTCTACGTGCAACCGAACGATCGGCACCGCGAGACCAGCCGGAGATTCTCGAAGGTGTGCCGCCTACCTCCGCTCCCTTAGTTAG
- a CDS encoding alpha/beta fold hydrolase yields the protein MTLLPGGPDKTRTGPTLTACCTPTTTAPAPPSWRCTVSQPTAAASTDSPARPAHPRPDLRGHGHSTTHPPWTLEQHAHDVIETLDAPVVLVGHSFGATVAVHVTRLAPHLVHHVVLLDPGHGLPPALDEHLATAAHVRHTRTSRPRPRHTMARPGPRPHRRRSPRPPRTRKRGLEMAIQRPRHRRAHPSPPPAGTPTTLVKARRRQAVPPGYADQCAVAAIDIDSGHHVHLEQPAETARIIPDTVSGTP from the coding sequence ATGACTCTTCTACCAGGTGGCCCCGACAAAACCCGCACGGGGCCCACCCTGACGGCCTGTTGCACACCCACCACTACGGCACCGGCCCCGCCATCGTGGCGCTGCACGGTCTCACAGCCCACGGCCGCCGCTTCCACCGACTCGCCAGCACGGCCTGCACATCCACGCCCCGACCTGCGCGGCCACGGCCACTCGACCACCCACCCGCCCTGGACCCTCGAACAACACGCCCACGACGTCATCGAAACCCTCGACGCCCCCGTCGTGCTCGTCGGCCACTCCTTCGGCGCCACCGTCGCCGTCCACGTCACCCGGCTCGCCCCGCACCTGGTCCACCACGTCGTCCTGCTCGATCCCGGCCACGGCCTGCCACCCGCCCTGGACGAACACCTCGCCACCGCCGCGCACGTACGCCACACTCGAACAAGCCGCCCACGACCGCGCCACACCATGGCCCGCCCAGGCCCACGACCTCATCGACGACGAAGTCCGCGACCACCTCGTACGCGAAAACGGGGCCTGGAGATGGCGATACAGCGCCCCCGCCACCGTCGCGCCCACCCCTCGCCCCCACCCGCCGGCACCCCGACGACCCTGGTCAAAGCCCGCCGCCGCCAAGCCGTGCCGCCCGGCTACGCCGACCAATGCGCAGTGGCCGCCATCGACATCGACAGCGGCCACCACGTACACCTCGAACAACCCGCCGAAACCGCCCGGATCATCCCCGACACGGTCAGTGGAACACCTTGA
- a CDS encoding DJ-1/PfpI family protein: MQIAVLLFERLTALDAVGPYEVLAHLPGADVVFVGERRGPVRTEVGSLALTADATLAEVSNPDIVVVPGGPGQRAHMDGGPILDWLRTADAGSAWTTSVCTGSLLLAAAGLLTGRRATTHWLAHDQLAPLGAVPVAERVVTDGKYLTAAGVSAGLDMAFTLAGRLAGDTVAQCVQLAHEYDPQPPYRAGSPDTAPPAVLAAVRARRDLILNRP, translated from the coding sequence ATGCAGATCGCCGTCCTGCTGTTCGAGCGGCTCACCGCCCTGGACGCGGTCGGACCGTACGAGGTGCTGGCTCACCTGCCCGGCGCCGACGTCGTGTTCGTCGGGGAACGCCGCGGGCCCGTGCGTACCGAGGTCGGCAGCCTGGCCCTGACCGCCGACGCCACCCTGGCCGAGGTGAGCAACCCCGACATCGTGGTGGTGCCCGGCGGTCCGGGGCAACGCGCGCACATGGACGGCGGCCCGATCCTCGACTGGCTGCGCACCGCCGACGCCGGCAGCGCGTGGACCACGTCGGTGTGCACCGGTTCGCTGCTGCTGGCCGCGGCGGGGCTGCTCACCGGCCGCCGCGCCACCACCCACTGGCTGGCCCACGACCAGCTCGCCCCGCTCGGCGCCGTACCCGTGGCCGAACGCGTGGTCACCGACGGCAAATACCTCACCGCGGCGGGGGTGTCGGCCGGACTCGACATGGCTTTCACGCTGGCCGGCCGGCTCGCCGGGGACACGGTCGCCCAATGCGTGCAACTCGCCCACGAGTACGACCCGCAGCCGCCGTACCGGGCCGGCTCACCGGACACGGCGCCGCCCGCGGTGCTGGCCGCCGTCCGCGCCCGCCGGGACCTCATCCTCAACCGGCCCTGA